The Haloterrigena turkmenica DSM 5511 genome includes the window TTCGGTTCTCTAGTCCATCGCGATGTACGTCTGGGTGTTCTCGACGCCGTCGATGCCCTGGATCTGGGTGGCCGCGATCTCCTTTACCGCGGCGGGGGTTTCGACCTGCGCTTTGGCGATGATGTCGACGTCGCCGGCGACGATGTAGGCCGACTGAACGCCCTCGATCGTCTCGATGCTGTCTCGGAGTCGATCCGCCTCGCCCGTGTTCGCCTTGATCATGATGAATGCCGTGACCATCAGTTGACACCTCCGGTATCCGTCTCCGACGACAGGTCCGTCGTCGCGGAACTCGAGCCCGATCCCGCGTTCGCGGCAGCCTTGGCCGCCGATTCGCCGACCAGCAGTTGGCGGACTTCGCTCAGGACGTCGAAGTCCGCGAGGACGATGAGCCGGTCGCCGTTCTCGAGCGAGAGGTCCGCGTCGGGGAGCCCGAGTTCGTGCTCGCGCTTGCCGAACGCGAGGACGGTCGCGTTGGCGGGGAGTTGCAGTTCGCTGATCGTGTAGCCGTTGACGGGGGCCGCGTCGGTGATCGTGAGCTCGACGACCTGCAGGTGGGGGGCGATGTCCGCGATCGCGCGGATCGTGCCGCCCAGCAGGGCGTTTTTCGCGCCGATCGCGCCGAGGCGTTCGGGGTAGATCACCTCGTCGACCTGATCGGCGTACTTGCGGTAGATCCCCTCGCGGTAGGCCTCGTCGATGCGCATGATCGTCCGACAGTCGTAGTGGTTGGCGATCATGCAGGCGGTGAAGTTGACGTTCAGATCGCCCGTCAGCGCGCCCAGCGCGTCGGCGTCGCGGATGCCGGCGTCCTCGAGGATGTCCTCGCGGGAGCCGTCGCCCTCGACGACGGGGAACTCCTGGTCGCGAGCGCGGCGAACCCTCGCCTCGTCGCGTTCAATCATCGTTACCTCGTGGCCCTCGTCGCGCAAGACGCGCGCCGTGCGCAGGCCGACCCGTCCAGCCCCGATAATCACGAACCGCATGGACAGGGGTACGCTCGCCCTCCTGAATAAGTTTGCCCCCGAGTACCATGGTAGTTGTTCGATCGAGACGTTTTCTCAGGCACCGATCGCCGCAACCGAGGGACTACGCGTTCGTCGCTCCGACCGGCGGACCACGGGCCGCGGTGGGCGATCGTCGATGAACAGTGCGCGCCCGTATGGTGACGACTGTCGTCCCGACAGTTTGCGCCAGTTCGAGTCGCCGTCCGCGGCGCGGCCGCTCGTCTCACCCCATCGCGATGTACGTTTTCGTGTCGCTGACGCCGCCGAGTCCCTGGACGCTCGAGGAAACGGTCTCAAGCACGTCGTAGACTTCCTGGCCGTCGACCTCCGCGATGATGTCGTAGTTGCCGGCGACGATGTGGGCGTCGACCACCGACTCGAGGCCCCTGATCTCCGCGAGCGACCCCTCGGACTCTCCGGCGCCGGTCTTCACCATGATGAACGCGTGGACCATCGATAGTGTGGTACTCTGTGGCACGACTAAAGCTTTTGCCCGACGACGAACCCGCTCCGCCCTCGTACTCGGCGGACGGCGAACCCGTTGTCGTCGCCGACAGAATAACGGGAGACGGACGCCGTCGTTCTGATTCTCCTCTCCGAATCGGGACCTTCAAGCGGGACCGGTCGAGAATCGAGACTGTCAATCGTGTTCGGTCAGGTGCTTCGCAGCGACGGCGTCGTTCGACTGTTCGCCCAGACCGGCGGGCTCGAGGTGACGCCCGACATGCTGGTCGTGTTCGGAATCATTCTGCTCGCGCTCGTGCTCTTCGTCACCGAGTGGCTGCCGATCGACGTGACCGCGATCCTCGTCATGGTCCTGCTGATGGTGCTGGGCGCGGACGGCGTCGTGAACTTCACCGAGATCTCGACGGCCGAGGGGACCTCCGGGTTCTCGAACTCGGCGACGATCACCGTGCTTGCGATGCTCATCCTCAGTTCGGGGATCAGCCAGACCGGGGTCGTCCAGATCATCGGCCGGAAGATGTCGGCGTTCGCGGGCGACGATCTCGACAAACAACTGCTCGCGACGATCGGCGTCAGCGGCCCTATCTCCGGATTCATCAACAACACGCCGGTCGTCGCCATCCTCGTCCCCGTCGTCTCGGACATCGCTCACAAGGGAAAGACGTCGCCCTCGAAGCTCCTGATTCCGCTCTCCTACGCGTCGATGTTCGGCGGGATGCTCACCCTCATCGGCACCTCGACGAACATCCTCGCGAGCGACGTCTCCGCGCGGCTGCTCGACCACCCGTTCTCGATGTTCGAGTTCACCCAGCTCGGAATTATCGTGCTGCTCGTCGGTAGCCTCTATCTCATGACCGTCGGCCACCGGCTACTGCCCGAACGCGTCCCCGTCGAGGAGGACTACGTCCAAGAGTACGCGATCGAGGAGTACCTGACCGAGGTCGTCGTCGACGACGATTCGCCGATCATCGGGACGACCGTCGCCGAGGCCATCGACCACGTCGAGTTTGACGCCGACATCATTCAGGTCGTCCGCGACGACGAGGAGTTCATCGAACCGATCGGCCAGAAGACGATCCGGGCCGGCGACCTGTTGCGACTCCGCGCCGACCGCGGGACGGTCCAGCAACTCGTCGATCGAGAGACGCTCACGCTCTCGGGCAGCCCCGAGACCGACGACGACTTAGAGCCCGACGAAGCGCCGGACCGAACCCTCGTCGAAGTCGTCGTCCCTCGCGGCTCGTTTCTCGTCGGCGAGTCCCTCGAGAGTTCGACGTTCCGCCAGCGCTATGACGCGACCGTTCTGGCGTTCCGCAGTCGGGGCGAGACGGTTCGCGAGGACATGGACGAGCGCCGGATCCGCGTCGGCGACACGCTGCTGGTCCAGGCGGCGCCGGACAGCATCGATCGCCTCTCGCAGAACGACGACTTCATCGTCGCCCACGAACCCGAGGAACCGGACTACCGGAGCGAGAAGATCCCGCACGCGGTCGCGATCATGGCCGGCGTCGTCGGCTTCGTCGCCGTGCCCTGGGGGGCGGTCGGCGCCGCCCTCGCCGGCGCGACCGGCGTCGCGGCGTTCGAGGCGATGTCGGCCCTTTCGCTCCCGATCCTCGTGACCGCGCTCGCGGGCGTCGTGGCGATGGTCGCGACGGGCGTCCTCAAGCCGACCGAGATCTACGACGCCGTCGAGTGGGACGTGATCTTCCTGCTGGCCGGCATCATTCCGCTGGGAATGGCCTTAGAGCAGACCGGTGGTGCGGACCTGCTCGGAAGTCTCGTCGCCGCGACGGGGGCCTATCTGCCGATTATCGGCGTCCTCTGGGTGTTCTACCTCGCGACCGGGCTCATCACGGGCGTCATCTCCAACAACGCGAGCGTCGTGTTGATGCTCCCGGTCGCCGTCGAGACCGCCGACCAGATCGGGGCGAACCCCTTCGCGTTCGTGCTGGCGGTGACCTTCGCGGCCTCGACGGCGTTCCTCACGCCCGTCGGCTACCAGACGAATCTCTTCGTCTACGGCCCCGGCGGCTACAAGTTCATGGACTTCGTCCGCGTCGGCGCGCCGCTGCAGTTGCTGCTCTCGGTGGTGACGGTGCTCGGCATCGCGTTCTTCTGGGGGCTCTGACGAGGGTACCAGATCGCCGGGACGGGCGTCCGTTAGGAAACCCATCGGAATGATTGAAAATCCTACGTTCGAACTGGAATCGTTTCTACGTCCCAGTCGCGACATCCTCGGCCGCCGCGACTCGGTCATCGAGTTCGTTCCGAACCCATTCGGCAAGGTTCTCTGTTCCTTCTGGGGCGTCGAGTGCCCATAGATCGAACGTCCTCGCTTTCGGGAGGAACGTCACGACTTGATAAATCGGTCGCCGTCTGTCAAATCCTCTCGGGAGTTCTCCGGCGTGTTCCCGATATCCCTCCCGTACCGCCGTCCGAAGACGTTTCTTATCGCTCCCAGTTACGTCTGCGCGATCTGCAATCCATTCCTCACCCCAGCAGAGACAGAGACCCGGATCGCCGATGAGTGTCCACTCCCAATCGATAACCCCCGGCCGGTGATTTCGGAAGACGTTGTCAGGATGGACATCGTGGTGGACGAGAGTAGATGACGCATCATTGAGGATGTCCGCGCTATCTCTTATCAGATCCGTTACGCGGCTGGGTACGTCCTTGAATCGCTCTGGGTACTCCACCTCTGTCGCGTCGCGTTCGATTGCGTCGGCGAGAACCGCGTTCCACTCCCCGGGTTCGTAGTCGAGCTGGCTCCCACTGCCGCCAGTGATCCACCCGTGGGTATCGAACCGTGCAGTGGTGATTCCCGCCACTGTACGGCCGATATCGAGGGCTACCGCCTCGCGTTGGCTCTCTTCCTCCCAGTCCTCAATTATGGGGGTTCCGTCAAGCGGCTCCGTGGCGAGGTAGGGGGGACTAAACATCGAATCCGCTGCTATCACCGATGGCACGCGAACCTCGCAGTGAGAGCGGGCGTATTGGATGGCGGCGACTTCCCGTTCGTTCCGCTGAGTGTCGCCATCAACGCGAACTTTCAGGAAGATTTGGCCGTCGTCCGTAAATCGGACTCGGACGGTTTGGTTACCCGGGTGACCCGATCCGATCATCTCGGAGACGGCATCTACTTCCCGTCCCGGGAACGCCTCTTCGAGTACTGCTCTGATCGCCGTATCCATTACTGAGGAAGTAATCGAATCGTCTCGAGTAATTTCTTGTGCAGAAGTTTACTGCAGACATCCGCCATATTCAGCATACCATTTTGATATCCTCCTGAGAAATGAATGAATGCTCCGGTAACCGCTTACCTGTACTTACCGCGAGCTCACAGATAGTTCTGAAGAACGAAACTGCGCTCCAATCTACTGTGACAGTTCGGTCGACTCAGGCCGACTCGAGGCCGGACCCCTCAAGCGCCGACTCGAGAGTCCCTAACACCGCTTCGAGCACCGCGTCCGGCTCCTGGGTCGCGTCGATGCGGACGAACCGGTCGGGCTCGCGCTCGAGGAGTCGCTCGTAGTTGTCCCGGACCGACTCGAGGTAGTCGACGCGTTCGAACTTGTTCGTCGCGCCCGCGCGCTCGGCGGCCGTCTCGGGATCGACGTCGAGATAGATCGTCAGGTCCGGCGGGATCGAGAACGGTTCGTGGACGTCGACCACGTACTCGAGGTGGTCGTCGACGGCGAGGCGGTCGGACGCCTCGAGGGTCGCCCCCTGGTAGGCGAATCGGGAGTCGGAGTACCGATCGGAGAGCACGAGGTCGCCGGCCTCGAGGGCGGGTTCGATCACCCGCGAGAGGTGGTCGGCGTGGTCGGCCGTGTAGAGGAACAGTTCCGCCAGGGAGTCGGCGTCGTCGTCGCGGATCGAGCGATAGACCGCGTCGCCGTACCAGGAGTCGTTCGTGGGTTCCCGCGTGAAGACTGCGTCCGGATACCGCTCCTGCAGGGCCTCCCAGACCGTCGTCTTGCCGCTTCCGTCCAGTCCCTCGAGCGTGACCAGCATACTCCCACGTCGTCGGGTGGGCTATTACAATCCATCGAGACCGACCGCCAAACCACGGAGGCGACCAACTATTTATCGCTGCGTCGTCATCTCTCGGGTATGAAGATCCTCGTCGCCGGCGGTACCGGTTTCATCGGCACGAATCTCTGTACGGAACTCAACGACCGTGGTCACGAGGTGACGGCGCTGTCACGCAATCCCAGCGACGCCGACCTTCCTGCCGGCGTCGAGCGAGCCACGGGCGACGTCAGCGCCTACGACTCGATTGCCGAGACGGTTGCGGACCACGACGCCGTCGTCAACCTCGTCTCTCTCTCGCCGCTGTACCAGCCCCCGGACGAGGACGCCCACGAGCGGGTCCACCTCGGAGGCACGGCAAACCTTGTCCGGGCGGCCGAAGACGGCGACGTCGATCGGTTCGTCCAGATAAGCGGGCTTGGGGCGGATCCGGACGCCGACACCGAGTTTCTCCGTACCAAAGGTGAGGCCGAGGCCGTCGTCAGGGACTCACACCTCGCGTGGACGATCGTCCGCCCCTCCGTGGTCTTCGGCGACGGCGCCGAGTTCCTCGAGTTCACGAAACGGCTGACGACGCCGTACGTGACGGGGCTTCCCGGCGGCGGGAAGACGCGGTTCCAGCCGATCTGGGTCGGCGATCTGGTTCCGATGCTCGCCGACGCCCTTGCGGACGGTACCCACGTCGGCGAGACCTACGAGATCGCCGGCCCGCAGATCGTCACGCTCGCGGATGCGACCGAACTGTCCTACGCGGCTGAGGGGAAATCCGTCTCCATCGTCTCGATCCCCATGTCGCTGGCGAAACTCGGCCTCTCCGCGATCGATCCCGTCCCGTTCCTCCCGTTTGGCGCGGATCAGGCGCGGTCGCTCGAGATGAGCAACACCGTCGTCTCCAACGACGTCTCCGCGTTTGGCGTCTCCGAAGACGAACTGACGACGCTCGGATCGTATCTCGGCGTTGACGCGGCCGGTCGACGGAAGCCGTCCCGACCGTCGCCGTGATCCGCGCCCGAGTCGGGATCGCCGACCGGCGATTGTCCCCCTGATTTACGGCTGGACCAGTCGGCCCAAACATTTAATATAAAACACAGTCGCTTCATCGTTCACGATGCGTTTCTCTCGTGAAAGTGCGCAGACGAGACCGACGCCTGCTTGCGATTTTCGCGAACTCCAAAGGAGACGAGAAATTCAGTTCAACAAAAGACTTATGTCCTTGATCACTCTGTACCAATTCAACGGAGCCCCCTGACAAACTATGAAGCTGGCGATGATCGGATTCGGACAGGCCGGTGGCAAGATCGTCGATCGATTCCTCGATTACGACGATCGGACGGGTAGCGGAATCGTCCGTGCGGCGATTGCCGTTAACTCCGCGAAAGCGGACCTCATGGGCCTGAAGAATATACCACAGGAGAATCGAGTACTCATCGGCCAGGCCCGGGTAAAGGGCCACGGCGTGGGTGCAGACAACGAGCTCGGCGCGGAAGTCGCCGAGGAAGACATCGACGAGGTGCAAAACGCCATCGACGCGATTCCGACCCACGAGGTCGACGCGTTTCTGGTCGTCGCCGGGATGGGCGGCGGGACCGGATCCGGCGGTGCGCCGGTGCTCGCGAAGCATCTCAAGCGGATCTATACGATCCCCGTCTACGGGCTCGGCGTCCTGCCGGGCACGGACGAAGGCGGAATCTACACGCTCAACGCGGCCCGGTCGTTCCAGACGTTCGTCCGCGAGGTGGACAACCTCATGGTCTTCGACAACGACTCGTGGCGACAGACCGGCGAGTCGGTCGAAGGCGGCTACGAGCAGATCAACGAGGAGATCGTTCGACGGTTCGGCATCCTCTTCGGCGCCGGCGAGGTCGGCGACGGTCAGGAGGTGGCCGAATCCGTGGTCGACTCCTCCGAGATCATCAACACGCTCTCGGGCGGCGGCGTCTCCACGGTCGGCTTCGCCAGCGAGGAGGTCGATCTCAACACCGGCGGGGGTCTGCTCTCCCGGTTTACCGGCGACGCCGGCGGCGACGACAATCTCGACGCCGCGAACACGACCAACCGCATCACGAGCCTCGTCCGCAAGGCCGCGCTCGGACGACTGACCCTGCCGTGTGAGATCGAAGGCACCGAGCGCGCGCTGCTCGTGCTCGCCGGCCCCTCGGAGTATCTCAACCGGAAAGGCATCGAACGCGGGCGGAAGTGGCTCGAGGAGGAAACCGGCAGCATGGAAGTCCGCGGCGGCGACTACCCCCGCGAGGAGCCGGAGGTCGCCGCAGCAATCCTGCTTTCGGGCGTGACGAACGTCCCGCGGATCAAGCGCCTCCAGCAGGTCGCCATCGAGGCCCAGGATAACATCGACGACATCCAGCAGGAAAGCGAAGAGAACCTAGAGGAACTCGTCGAGGACGACGAGGACGAACTCGAGCCGCTGTTCTAGGCTCGCTTTTCTTTCGACAC containing:
- a CDS encoding Lrp/AsnC family transcriptional regulator translates to MVTAFIMIKANTGEADRLRDSIETIEGVQSAYIVAGDVDIIAKAQVETPAAVKEIAATQIQGIDGVENTQTYIAMD
- a CDS encoding potassium channel family protein; translation: MRFVIIGAGRVGLRTARVLRDEGHEVTMIERDEARVRRARDQEFPVVEGDGSREDILEDAGIRDADALGALTGDLNVNFTACMIANHYDCRTIMRIDEAYREGIYRKYADQVDEVIYPERLGAIGAKNALLGGTIRAIADIAPHLQVVELTITDAAPVNGYTISELQLPANATVLAFGKREHELGLPDADLSLENGDRLIVLADFDVLSEVRQLLVGESAAKAAANAGSGSSSATTDLSSETDTGGVN
- the tmk gene encoding dTMP kinase; this encodes MLVTLEGLDGSGKTTVWEALQERYPDAVFTREPTNDSWYGDAVYRSIRDDDADSLAELFLYTADHADHLSRVIEPALEAGDLVLSDRYSDSRFAYQGATLEASDRLAVDDHLEYVVDVHEPFSIPPDLTIYLDVDPETAAERAGATNKFERVDYLESVRDNYERLLEREPDRFVRIDATQEPDAVLEAVLGTLESALEGSGLESA
- a CDS encoding tubulin/FtsZ family protein; this translates as MKLAMIGFGQAGGKIVDRFLDYDDRTGSGIVRAAIAVNSAKADLMGLKNIPQENRVLIGQARVKGHGVGADNELGAEVAEEDIDEVQNAIDAIPTHEVDAFLVVAGMGGGTGSGGAPVLAKHLKRIYTIPVYGLGVLPGTDEGGIYTLNAARSFQTFVREVDNLMVFDNDSWRQTGESVEGGYEQINEEIVRRFGILFGAGEVGDGQEVAESVVDSSEIINTLSGGGVSTVGFASEEVDLNTGGGLLSRFTGDAGGDDNLDAANTTNRITSLVRKAALGRLTLPCEIEGTERALLVLAGPSEYLNRKGIERGRKWLEEETGSMEVRGGDYPREEPEVAAAILLSGVTNVPRIKRLQQVAIEAQDNIDDIQQESEENLEELVEDDEDELEPLF
- a CDS encoding SLC13 family permease yields the protein MLVVFGIILLALVLFVTEWLPIDVTAILVMVLLMVLGADGVVNFTEISTAEGTSGFSNSATITVLAMLILSSGISQTGVVQIIGRKMSAFAGDDLDKQLLATIGVSGPISGFINNTPVVAILVPVVSDIAHKGKTSPSKLLIPLSYASMFGGMLTLIGTSTNILASDVSARLLDHPFSMFEFTQLGIIVLLVGSLYLMTVGHRLLPERVPVEEDYVQEYAIEEYLTEVVVDDDSPIIGTTVAEAIDHVEFDADIIQVVRDDEEFIEPIGQKTIRAGDLLRLRADRGTVQQLVDRETLTLSGSPETDDDLEPDEAPDRTLVEVVVPRGSFLVGESLESSTFRQRYDATVLAFRSRGETVREDMDERRIRVGDTLLVQAAPDSIDRLSQNDDFIVAHEPEEPDYRSEKIPHAVAIMAGVVGFVAVPWGAVGAALAGATGVAAFEAMSALSLPILVTALAGVVAMVATGVLKPTEIYDAVEWDVIFLLAGIIPLGMALEQTGGADLLGSLVAATGAYLPIIGVLWVFYLATGLITGVISNNASVVLMLPVAVETADQIGANPFAFVLAVTFAASTAFLTPVGYQTNLFVYGPGGYKFMDFVRVGAPLQLLLSVVTVLGIAFFWGL
- a CDS encoding phosphotransferase family protein; the protein is MDTAIRAVLEEAFPGREVDAVSEMIGSGHPGNQTVRVRFTDDGQIFLKVRVDGDTQRNEREVAAIQYARSHCEVRVPSVIAADSMFSPPYLATEPLDGTPIIEDWEEESQREAVALDIGRTVAGITTARFDTHGWITGGSGSQLDYEPGEWNAVLADAIERDATEVEYPERFKDVPSRVTDLIRDSADILNDASSTLVHHDVHPDNVFRNHRPGVIDWEWTLIGDPGLCLCWGEEWIADRADVTGSDKKRLRTAVREGYREHAGELPRGFDRRRPIYQVVTFLPKARTFDLWALDAPEGTENLAEWVRNELDDRVAAAEDVATGT
- a CDS encoding complex I NDUFA9 subunit family protein, with protein sequence MKILVAGGTGFIGTNLCTELNDRGHEVTALSRNPSDADLPAGVERATGDVSAYDSIAETVADHDAVVNLVSLSPLYQPPDEDAHERVHLGGTANLVRAAEDGDVDRFVQISGLGADPDADTEFLRTKGEAEAVVRDSHLAWTIVRPSVVFGDGAEFLEFTKRLTTPYVTGLPGGGKTRFQPIWVGDLVPMLADALADGTHVGETYEIAGPQIVTLADATELSYAAEGKSVSIVSIPMSLAKLGLSAIDPVPFLPFGADQARSLEMSNTVVSNDVSAFGVSEDELTTLGSYLGVDAAGRRKPSRPSP
- a CDS encoding Lrp/AsnC family transcriptional regulator translates to MVHAFIMVKTGAGESEGSLAEIRGLESVVDAHIVAGNYDIIAEVDGQEVYDVLETVSSSVQGLGGVSDTKTYIAMG